Proteins from a genomic interval of Zingiber officinale cultivar Zhangliang chromosome 1B, Zo_v1.1, whole genome shotgun sequence:
- the LOC121992209 gene encoding pentatricopeptide repeat-containing protein At1g71460, chloroplastic-like, which translates to MDCKHLHSVTVVYPKPKTIGNRSSIPPPFTFHSKPLSCFSVQSSRIPKFREADAFPDSLPLHSKNPHAICKDIQRLARLGQLHKALAILDYLQHRGIPVNITTFAALLSACSRHKALAFGRQVHVHLRTHGLEGNEFLLGKLVQMYATCGSPDDARRLFSELSPRTVYTWNALLKGNVVRGGKRWGDASLSLFSEMRELGVDTNEYTFSCLIKSFAGSPSFTQGAKIHGLLIKNGFYTSSLLQTSLIDMYFKCGKIQMAMKVFDEITERDIVLWGAVIAGFAHKRLYRESIKYLKLMGSEGIKPNSVILTSTLPVIGDLSERYLGREVHGFVLKRSRYYHNMVFVLAGLINMYCKCGDMVSARRVFYGSHERNAVSWTALISGYASCGRFEQALRSIAWMQQEGIKPDIVTIATAIPVCAKMKASKPGKEMHAFTVKHCFLPNISISTSLMTMYSALGNIDYSCRLFNKMPNRNVLAWTALIDTYSKNGSPCDALSVFRSMLQTKQRPDGVALAKILSICGEIGSIKVGTEVHAQVLKMKLESVPIVMAEVVKMYGKFRNVDNARMVYDGIDNKGSLTCTAIIEAYGFNSQYEEAIHIFDSMLSNGLVPNHYMFVVVLRICEKAGFVDSALRIFNMMIQEYDIKASEQNYEWIINHLIRDGRINEE; encoded by the coding sequence ATGGATTGCAAACATTTGCACTCGGTTACCGTCGTCTACCCCAAACCCAAAACCATCGGCAATCGATCGTCGATTCCTCCGCCCTTCACCTTCCACTCCAAGCCACTTTCATGTTTCTCCGTCCAATCGTCCCGGATTCCCAAGTTCAGGGAGGCGGACGCCTTCCCCGACTCGCTCCCCCTCCATTCCAAGAATCCCCACGCGATCTGCAAAGACATCCAGCGCTTGGCACGCCTCGGCCAGCTGCACAAAGCCCTCGCCATCCTCGACTACCTTCAACACCGCGGGATCCCGGTGAATATCACCACATTCGCTGCCCTCCTGTCCGCCTGCTCCCGCCATAAAGCCCTCGCCTTTGGCCGCCAGGTTCATGTCCACTTGCGCACCCATGGCCTAGAGGGCAATGAGTTCCTCCTCGGTAAGCTCGTCCAAATGTACGCCACGTGCGGGTCCCCAGATGATGCTAGAAGACTGTTCTCGGAGCTCTCGCCGAGGACTGTCTACACCTGGAACGCGCTGCTCAAGGGGAACGTCGTCAGAGGAGGCAAGCGGTGGGGGGACGCGTCGCTCTCTCTGTTCTCCGAGATGCGGGAGTTAGGGGTGGATACGAACGAATACACCTTCTCGTGCTTGATCAAGAGCTTTGCAGGCTCGCCCTCTTTCACTCAGGGCGCGAAGATACATGGGCTTCTCATCAAGAATGGATTTTACACTTCTTCCCTGTTGCAGACTAGCCTGATCGATATGTACTTCAAATGCGGCAAGATTCAGATGGCAATGAAGGTATTCGATGAAATTACCGAGAGAGATATTGTTCTGTGGGGAGCAGTAATAGCAGGTTTTGCACACAAACGGTTGTACAGGGAGTCTATCAAGTACTTGAAATTGATGGGAAGCGAAGGGATAAAGCCTAATTCTGTCATATTAACCTCTACCCTTCCGGTGATAGGAGACTTGTCGGAAAGGTATTTAGGCCGTGAAGTTCATGGTTTTGTTCTAAAGAGGTCGAGGTACTACCATAATATGGTATTCGTTCTAGCAGGATTGATAAATATGTATTGCAAGTGTGGGGATATGGTCTCTGCGAGACGGGTTTTTTATGGATCCCATGAGCGGAATGCAGTCTCATGGACTGCTCTGATATCAGGATATGCATCATGTGGAAGGTTTGAACAAGCACTAAGGTCAATTGCTTGGATGCAGCAAGAAGGAATCAAACCAGACATTGTCACAATTGCTACGGCTATCCCTGTTTGTGCCAAAATGAAAGCTTCAAAGCCAGGAAAGGAAATGCATGCATTCACTGTGAAGCATTGCTTCTTACCAAATATCTCCATATCCACTTCATTGATGACCATGTATTCAGCTTTGGGTAATATAGACTACTCTTGCAGACTATTTAATAAGATGCCCAATAGAAATGTCCTTGCTTGGACTGCCTTAATTGATACATACTCAAAGAATGGCAGTCCATGCGATGCATTGTCTGTATTTCGGTCTATGCTCCAAACAAAGCAAAGGCCAGATGGTGTTGCTCTAGCCAAGATTTTAAGTATTTGTGGTGAGATTGGCTCAATTAAGGTTGGAACAGAAGTGCATGCTCAAGTGTTGAAAATGAAACTTGAGTCAGTCCCTATTGTTATGGCTGAAGTAGTGAAAATGTATGGCAAATTTAGAAATGTTGACAATGCAAGAATGGTTTATGATGGGATTGATAATAAAGGGTCCTTAACTTGTACAGCAATTATAGAAGCTTATGGTTTTAATTCTCAATATGAAGAAGCAATTCATATCTTTGATTCAATGTTATCAAATGGTCTTGTACCCAACCATTACATGTTTGTTGTTGTCTTAAGAATTTGTGAGAAAGCGGGTTTTGTTGATTCAGCTCTTAGAATATTCAATATGATGATTCAAGAGTATGATATTAAGGCCTCTGAACAAAACTATGAATGGATCATCAACCATCTTATTCGTGATGGTCGTATCAATGAAGAATAG
- the LOC122045193 gene encoding CST complex subunit STN1-like gives MNWFQAIHVKLLASDFLSLTVHNPPNNDPTFFRRGMQVWRLETVGVVVSKDRTGDFLKFVVDDGTGCIPCIIDLTDRSHLGLAAEVETERVLREAATVELGKLVRVRGKITQGEEGGLQLKVRDVGVEDDPNMEPLHWMDCIRLARSCYDRAAHP, from the coding sequence ATGAACTGGTTTCAAGCCATCCATGTCAAGCTTCTAGCAAGCGACTTCCTCTCCCTCACTGTCCATAACCCCCCAAACAATGATCCTACCTTTTTCAGGAGAGGTATGCAAGTGTGGCGACTAGAGACGGTTGGCGTCGTGGTGAGCAAGGATCGCACCGGCGACTTTCTCAAGTTCGTTGTCGATGATGGGACCGGATGTATTCCTTGCATCATCGACCTCACTGACCGTTCGCATTTGGGGCTCGCTGCAGAAGTGGAGACAGAGAGAGTTCTCAGGGAGGCAGCGACTGTGGAGCTGGGAAAGTTAGTGCGAGTTCGAGGCAAGATCACGCAGGGGGAGGAGGGAGGACTGCAGCTTAAGGTGAGGGATGTTGGAGTAGAAGACGATCCCAATATGGAGCCTCTGCACTGGATGGATTGCATCCGCTTGGCTAGGAGTTGTTATGACCGTGCAGCACACCCCTAA
- the LOC122045201 gene encoding uncharacterized protein LOC122045201: MPESGSVSGGNYYCLLSATVYCLLLPTVYYCLLLSTAYYCLLLTTAYCLILPAAVYCLLFLTTAYCLLLPAAVYCLLFLTTAYYCLLLTTACCCLLLAAPYYCLLLVTTACYCLLLTTAYCLLLPALFYCLLPTAYYCLLLFTACCCLLPAAAYYYLLLTTAYCLLLFTACCSLLLLTTAYCLLLPSAVYCLLFLTTAYYCLLLTTAYCLLLPTAYYCLLLFTDYCSLLLLTTPYCLLLPAAAVYCLLFLTTAYYCILLTTAYCLLSTAYCLYSLLLTTASCCLLLPAAPYSLLITTAYYCLLLSVPVYCLLLPSPVYCLLLPSPVYCLLPTSYCLLLPAAAYCLLLLTTAYYYLLLPTAYYCLLPIAYCLLLTTVCSCLLHTAYCLLPTAYYCLLLTAYTPYCLLLSVAAYYCLLLFTTAYYLLLAAACMDLNIVEYS; the protein is encoded by the exons ATGCCGGAATCAGGATCTGTCAGCGGCGGCAA TTACTACTGCCTACTGTCTGCTACTGTCTACTGCTTACTACTGCCTACTGTTTACTACTGCCTGCTCCTTTCTACTGCTTACTACTGCCTACTGCTTACTACTGCCTACTGCTTAATACTGCCTGCTGCTGTTTACTGCCTGTTGTTCCTTACTACTGCCTACTGCTTACTACTGCCTGCTGCTGTTTACTGCCTGCTGTTCCTTACTACTGCTTACTACTGCCTACTGCTTACTACTGCCTGCTGCTGCTTACTGCTTGCTGCTCCTTACTACTGCTTACTACTAGTTACTACTGCCTGCTACTGTCTACTGCTTACTACTGCCTACTGTTTACTACTGCCTGCTCTTTTCTACTGCTTACTTCCTACTGCTTACTACTGCCTGCTGCTGTTTACTGCCTGCTGCTGCTTACTGCCTGCTGCTGCTTACTACTA CCTACTGCTTACTACTGCCTACTGCTTGCTGCTGTTTACTGCCTGCTGTTCCTTACTACTGCTTACTACTGCCTACTGCTTACTACTGCCTTCTGCTGTTTACTGCCTGCTGTTCCTTACTACTGCTTACTACTGCCTACTACTTACTACTGCCTACTGCTTACTACTGCCTACTGCTTACTACTGCCTACTGCTGTTTACTGACTACTGTTCCTTACTACTGCTTACTACTCCCTACTGCTTACTACTGCCTGCTGCTGCTGTTTACTGCCTGCTGTTCCTTACTACCGCTTACTACTGCATACTGCTTACTACTGCCTATTGCCTACTGTCGACTGCTTACTGCTTATACTCACTACTGCTTACTACTGCCTCCTGCTGTTTACTACTGCCTGCTGCTCCTTACTCCCTACTGATTACTACTGCTTACTACTGCTTACTACTGTCTGTTCCTGTCTACTGCTTACTACTGCCTTCTCCTGTCTACTGCTTACTACTGCCTTCTCCTGTCTACTGCTTACTGCCTACTTCCTACTGCTTACTACTCCCTGCTGCTGCTTACTGTCTGTTGCTCCTTACTACTGCTTACTACTACTTACTACTGCCTACTGCTTACTACTGCCTACTGCCTATTGCCTACTGCCTACTGCTTACTACTGTCTGCTCCTGTCTACTGCATACTGCCTACTGTCTACTGCCTACTGCTTACTACTGCCTTCTGCTTACTGCTTATACTCCCTACTGCTTACTACTGTCTGTTGCTGCTTACTACTGCCTGCTGCTGTTTACTACTGCTTACTACCTGCTGCTGGCTGCTGCCTGCATGGATCTAAATATTGTTGAATATTCCTAA